GAAATACTCAGGATCTGAAATCGTTCGGATCTGTATTTTTTTCGTTTTATTTTTTAATGAAGAGATTAGAAGCATGTACTTTTTATTTTCAGTCCGTTGTTTTCAATTCTGTAAAATTCAAATTCGAAATTCTCCTGAAGTTCTTGCACGACATTCGGAAATTCGTTAGGTTCCACAGCAAATAAAGCCGTCGACAGCACATCGCTTAAAAAAGCCTGTTCGCAGATGACGCCCACCTGCAAAGTCTGTGAAGGATAGCCCGTTTTTGCATTCAGAATATGACCGAATTTTTGGTTTCCAATCGTAATACAATTCTCATTTCTTCCCGAAAGGCTGAAACATTCATTAGAAATTAAAACCTCCGATTCTTCGTTGTAAACAGATGTTTCAGCATCCGGAATTTTAATTTTCCAGGTCGGATGTTCAGCATTATTGAGAACTTTAATTGTACTTCCTCCTGCATTAATCAGGGCGTCTTCCACTCCATTCTCTTTCAGAATTTCAATGGCCTTATCTACGGCAAAAGCTTTGATAAAAGAGCCCGTTATGATTTCCTGACCTTTATTAATTTTAATTAAATCTCCACTAATCTGAATTTCATTATAATCAATATTTTGCTTCATTTTTTCAATGTCTTCAAAAATCGGAATTGAGTCATTTTCCTTATTATAAAATCCCCAAAGACGAATCAGCGGCATCGAAGTGATATCGTAAGCCCCAGAAGTGATCGAACTTATTTTTTTGATGATTTGAATTAAATCAATCAACTGTTGATCAACTTTCACCCAATTTCCGTTGTTTTTATTGATCTGATCGATGTATGAATCCTGCTGATAAGAATTGTATTTTAAATCAATTTCCGACATTGCTTCAAAACATTGATCGATGATCTCAGCATCATATTTCGTCGGAATTTTTA
The sequence above is a segment of the Chryseobacterium sp. MYb264 genome. Coding sequences within it:
- a CDS encoding FAD:protein FMN transferase, which encodes MKKLLKANNVYLSKTERLFYCDCKIKIPTKYDAEIIDQCFEAMSEIDLKYNSYQQDSYIDQINKNNGNWVKVDQQLIDLIQIIKKISSITSGAYDITSMPLIRLWGFYNKENDSIPIFEDIEKMKQNIDYNEIQISGDLIKINKGQEIITGSFIKAFAVDKAIEILKENGVEDALINAGGSTIKVLNNAEHPTWKIKIPDAETSVYNEESEVLISNECFSLSGRNENCITIGNQKFGHILNAKTGYPSQTLQVGVICEQAFLSDVLSTALFAVEPNEFPNVVQELQENFEFEFYRIENNGLKIKSTCF